The window CCCTCCAAACCCCTGGGCTGTCCGGGGGCGGCATCTCCCTGACCCCACCTTGTCTTTGCACCCGAATCCGGATATAGCCCACATCATCATGAACGAAATGGCCCCACTGGAAAAACTGCGCATCGCCGATCCGGAGACTCATGTCCGGGTGACCGGACGACTGGCATTGCTCGCCGACCGGCCCGATGACGAATGGCTTGCCCGGGTGGTGGATGACATGATCTGGGCGCTGACCCAGGAGGCCGGCCTGGGCCGCTCTGTCAGCGACGGTTTGATGCGCCTGGTCGAACGGGGCGATCCATCCAAAACGACCGTTTACATGGATCGGGTCCGCGAAGCCACCCGCACTGGTCCGGCGTTGGGGCGCATCCTGGCCGACCACCTGGCCGCGGTCCTCTTAGCCGATCCTCCGCTGCTCGAACCCTTCACACACGCCCTGGCGATCATGCGCACCAAGGGCACCTATACCCTCAAAGAGCCCCTGGCCGTCCTGACCGAGCTGCTCCAAGCGGGCGAGGGGGCATCGGCCCGGGCCTATCTGGAACTCCTGTCAACGCTTTTCGAACAGCAGATCAGTTACAACCTGAGCGTCCGGCTGGTCTATGTGGTTCCCAGGGCGGTGCGAAGCTTTGTGCCGCGACGCCGGGCCGCCCAGATCGAAGCCTTTGTCCGGGTGGTGGCGATCGATCTGCAACTGGTGGACGCCTTTCTGGAAGGGATGCAAAACGGATTGGGACTTCTGGCGCCCCGGGACCTGAACGATTACCTCGACCAGGCCCTGGCCAGATATCGCCAATCGGCCAATGCAGGTCTCGCCTTTATCGGGTTGTCCTCCAAGGCGGGCCAGGCGGCCTATGCCCGACTGCTCGTGGTGGTGCCCCTCGCCCAGGTCAAGGGCCCTCTTGACCGCTACCTCAATGCCCGAATCGGTCGGCCGGTGCCCGTCAAGGCGCTCTCGGGCCCCACTCGAACGGACATTCAATGGATCGCCTCGGATGGCAGAACGATCTATCTGGCCGACGAGATCGACCGCTTCGAACGCCGCGACGACAACCTTCAACTGGCCAAAATCCTGGTCCGCCTGGAAGCCGGATATTTCGAAAACGGCACCTTTGCCTTCGATCTCGAGAAAGCTGTGGATCTCTATCCCGAGGTGGCCGAACACAGCACCCGACGGGAGCAGGCCGCCGACGCGACGGCGAACGATGTCCTGCGGTTTATCAACGGCTTCGACCATCCCGGCCTGGCCGAGGATCTTTTCGAACTCTTCGCCCAGACCCGAAACACGGGCTACCTGGCCGGCCATTATCCTGGCTTGATGAAACAGGCCCTGCCCCTGCTGCGGGCCGAAGCGCTGCTTCTGAAGCGATCCTCATCCAGATCATCTGTTCTGGTGGGACTCTACGATCACCTGGTGCTGGATATGCCGATCGGACCCGCCGGCACGTACCGGCACCCTGCTCCTCTTTTTCACAAACGGGCCGCAACGTGGCGCGGCCACCTGAACGCGAACGCCCCGATCGAATGCTGCGCTCGACTGGTCTGCCTGGCCTATGACGACTTCATCGCGGAATTGCGCGCCTCGCACCGGCGATACGACCGGTTGACCACCCCCTTCGGACGCCGCCTGCACTGGGACCTGGTCGCCAGGGCTTCGGCCGAACAGCAAATGCAAGCCGCAAGGGTCAAGATCCGGCTGGCCGAACAGGGGCTCTCCGTCTATCTGTCCGACGTGCAGGACAAACTGAGCGACGGGCAGGGCCGCCTCTCCGCCGAGGACGTGCGCAGCCTCGTCTTGTCGCGCGCCCGGATCAGGGGCCGCCAGGCCGCCTTGTCCCTCGATTTGAACGAGGCTGACCTGAATCTTCTGCTGGAAAAGGCCGGGGTTCAATCGGCGGGGGTGTCCGGCGACGATACGACCGGGTTTCGTTACCCGGAGTGGAACGACCAACTCCAGGACTATCTGCATGATCATGTCCGTGTGCAGGAGTCGGTGGTGCCCGCCGGCGGCAACGGCGATTTTTACCGTCGCACCCTGGATCATTACCGTGGTCTGGTGGCGCACATCCGCAGGGCTTTCGAGTATCTCAAACCCGAGGGCTTGACCATCCTGCGGCAGTGGCCGGACGGCGACGCCTTCGACCATCGCGCTCTCATCGACTTTGCGGTGGACCTGCGCTCCGGCCGCACGCCTTCGGACCGCCTCTTCATCAAACGGCTCAAACACGAACGGGACGTGGCCGTCCTGCTGTTGGTCGATCTATCGCGATCCACGGCCAATCCTGTCGTCGGGGGAAGAGGCACGGTACTGGAGGTCGCCAAGGAGGCCCTGGTGCTTTTTTGCGAAGCCCTCCAGGTGGTGGGAGACACCTTTGCCATCGCCGGGTTCTCAG is drawn from Desulfatitalea tepidiphila and contains these coding sequences:
- a CDS encoding nitric oxide reductase activation protein NorD; this translates as MNEMAPLEKLRIADPETHVRVTGRLALLADRPDDEWLARVVDDMIWALTQEAGLGRSVSDGLMRLVERGDPSKTTVYMDRVREATRTGPALGRILADHLAAVLLADPPLLEPFTHALAIMRTKGTYTLKEPLAVLTELLQAGEGASARAYLELLSTLFEQQISYNLSVRLVYVVPRAVRSFVPRRRAAQIEAFVRVVAIDLQLVDAFLEGMQNGLGLLAPRDLNDYLDQALARYRQSANAGLAFIGLSSKAGQAAYARLLVVVPLAQVKGPLDRYLNARIGRPVPVKALSGPTRTDIQWIASDGRTIYLADEIDRFERRDDNLQLAKILVRLEAGYFENGTFAFDLEKAVDLYPEVAEHSTRREQAADATANDVLRFINGFDHPGLAEDLFELFAQTRNTGYLAGHYPGLMKQALPLLRAEALLLKRSSSRSSVLVGLYDHLVLDMPIGPAGTYRHPAPLFHKRAATWRGHLNANAPIECCARLVCLAYDDFIAELRASHRRYDRLTTPFGRRLHWDLVARASAEQQMQAARVKIRLAEQGLSVYLSDVQDKLSDGQGRLSAEDVRSLVLSRARIRGRQAALSLDLNEADLNLLLEKAGVQSAGVSGDDTTGFRYPEWNDQLQDYLHDHVRVQESVVPAGGNGDFYRRTLDHYRGLVAHIRRAFEYLKPEGLTILRQWPDGDAFDHRALIDFAVDLRSGRTPSDRLFIKRLKHERDVAVLLLVDLSRSTANPVVGGRGTVLEVAKEALVLFCEALQVVGDTFAIAGFSGTGRHSVDYFRIKGFDDPFAGKVQARLSALTPQRSTRMGAAIRHATACLAPVPSRVRLIIIVSDGFPNDLGYKADYAIADTRRAVQEARAKSIHVKAITVNIGSDPRLDDLYGRLHHHVIGDVRELPDKLVRLYGTLTKRL